One Pleurocapsa sp. PCC 7327 DNA segment encodes these proteins:
- a CDS encoding SpoIID/LytB domain-containing protein, whose product MASKRNLAFFAATLRFFARRPWGLALLVWLVLIAPAQAAVELRVAIKKNLDRVKVGSSTPAVVRDETGRKLGEITALDAFSVRTGGRGVALGNWSGDRLYIEPTEEGYVWIGDNWYRGRTELIRQGQGVTAINRVDLEEYLYSVVGSEAIPSWHQEALKAQAVAARTYALYQRAISANRLYDLETTTQTQVYKGISSEYISTQEAVKATVGQILTYHGKTILAAFHSSSGGHTENVEDVWSSRLPYLRGVIDYDQRSPVFQWTKTFSSEELARRISGIGNVKALIPERTTPRGRIVTMRIVGDRGTKTLTGAQLRQALDLRSTLFTVSAENDTFQINGRGFGHGIGLSQWGTYYLADRGVDYQRILAHYYQNARLTQM is encoded by the coding sequence ATGGCATCAAAACGGAATTTGGCATTTTTCGCAGCCACCCTGCGCTTTTTTGCGCGTCGTCCTTGGGGTCTTGCTTTGTTGGTCTGGCTCGTCCTAATCGCCCCAGCACAAGCAGCAGTCGAACTTCGAGTGGCGATTAAAAAGAATCTCGATCGCGTTAAAGTGGGCAGTTCCACCCCTGCGGTCGTTCGCGATGAAACAGGTCGAAAACTGGGGGAAATAACCGCTCTGGATGCTTTCTCAGTAAGGACTGGCGGTCGCGGAGTCGCTCTCGGTAACTGGAGTGGCGATCGCCTCTACATCGAACCAACCGAAGAGGGTTACGTTTGGATTGGGGATAACTGGTATCGGGGACGCACCGAACTGATTCGGCAAGGGCAGGGAGTTACAGCCATCAATCGCGTCGATTTAGAAGAATATCTCTACAGCGTCGTTGGTTCGGAAGCAATTCCCAGTTGGCATCAGGAAGCCTTGAAAGCCCAAGCCGTTGCTGCCCGAACCTATGCTCTTTATCAACGCGCTATCTCAGCCAATCGTCTCTACGATCTGGAGACGACAACCCAAACGCAAGTATATAAGGGGATTAGCAGCGAGTATATCAGCACCCAAGAGGCAGTCAAGGCAACTGTCGGACAGATATTGACCTACCACGGGAAGACAATTCTGGCAGCTTTTCATTCGTCTTCTGGCGGACACACCGAAAACGTGGAAGATGTCTGGAGTTCTCGCCTGCCCTATCTTCGAGGCGTGATAGATTACGACCAGCGATCGCCTGTTTTCCAGTGGACAAAAACTTTTTCGTCTGAAGAACTCGCCCGTCGCATTAGCGGGATTGGCAATGTCAAAGCCTTGATCCCAGAACGAACCACACCTCGCGGACGGATCGTGACAATGAGAATAGTAGGCGATCGCGGCACGAAAACTCTGACTGGCGCTCAACTTCGTCAAGCCCTCGATCTCCGTAGTACTCTCTTTACTGTTTCTGCCGAAAACGACACGTTCCAAATTAACGGACGTGGCTTCGGTCACGGCATCGGGTTGAGTCAGTGGGGAACTTACTATTTAGCCGATCGGGGGGTGGATTATCAGCGAATTCTCGCCCATTATTACCAAAATGCTCGTCTGACTCAAATGTAA
- a CDS encoding DUF1993 domain-containing protein, whose amino-acid sequence MERQKIAALQNIFNSRLDTLNHLLDVAESHFTDDVESLLQRRIAPDMFPFGTQIAFTCNQPRNFALWCLGQSANNLNPNVTSLTEARSHISSTKGLLAAINVVDAKLSEIYRLELGQGLYVELSGLSYVNDFLIPNFYFHLTTAYNILRMEGASIGKRDFMMHLVPFLKHQGDA is encoded by the coding sequence ATGGAAAGACAGAAGATCGCAGCATTACAAAATATTTTCAATTCTAGGCTCGATACTTTGAACCATCTTTTAGATGTGGCTGAGAGTCATTTCACAGACGATGTGGAGTCCCTTTTGCAGCGACGCATAGCGCCTGATATGTTCCCTTTTGGGACACAAATAGCGTTTACTTGTAATCAGCCTCGCAACTTTGCATTATGGTGCCTAGGTCAGTCCGCGAACAACTTAAACCCTAACGTAACATCGTTAACTGAAGCTCGTAGTCATATTTCATCGACTAAGGGGCTTCTGGCCGCTATCAATGTTGTCGATGCCAAGCTTTCAGAAATCTATCGGCTTGAGCTTGGGCAAGGGCTATATGTAGAATTATCTGGACTCTCGTATGTAAATGATTTTCTAATACCAAATTTTTATTTTCATCTGACGACAGCGTATAACATCCTACGTATGGAAGGAGCTTCAATAGGAAAGCGCGATTTTATGATGCATTTAGTGCCGTTCTTAAAACATCAAGGTGATGCATAA
- a CDS encoding APC family permease → MAGPLIPPRRYRQSDRYRQQFLNWLLAQEQAPKGEHHSKHPWWQVMCLTGVDYFSTLGYQPGIAALAAGALSPLATLVLVLLTLFGALPIYRRVAETSPHGEGSIAMLEHLLSWWQGKLFVLCLLGFVATDFIITITLSAADATAHIIENPLVPAFLDDRAIGITLFLIALLGGVFLKGFREAIGIAVFLVGIYLLLNLITIGVSASEIWSRPVAIASWQSLLLSEDQNPLTMLGVSVLLFPKLALGLSGFETGVAVMPLIKGCSSDTDERPKGRIYNTHKLLTTAAVIMSFFLIASSLVTTLLIPAEEFQAGGAASGRALAYLAHAYLGSGFGTIYDLSTISILWFAGASAMAGLLNIVPRYLPRYGMAPNWTLAIRPLVLIYTAIAFAVTIIFKANVEAQGGAYATGVLVLMSSAAFAVTLAARRQRTKRGVLAFSLITLVFLYTTIVNIIERPEGIRIAAFFIGTIIVTSLISRVWRSTELRVEQIDIDKTACCFIDALASRGTIRIIANRLNEGDEREYYLKEKEVREDNHIPPMDPVLFLEILVSDASEFIDIIRIEGVKVGDYRILRTHSAAVPNAIAAILLYIRDRTGKIPHAYFGWVEGNPIQYLLRFILFGEGDIPVVTREVLRKAEKNPDRRPAIHVGG, encoded by the coding sequence ATGGCTGGACCGCTTATTCCCCCCAGACGATACCGCCAAAGCGATCGGTACCGCCAACAGTTCCTTAACTGGTTACTCGCCCAAGAACAAGCCCCAAAGGGAGAGCATCACTCCAAGCATCCTTGGTGGCAGGTTATGTGTTTAACGGGGGTTGATTATTTCTCGACGCTGGGCTATCAACCTGGGATTGCGGCACTGGCAGCAGGCGCGCTTTCCCCGCTAGCAACCTTGGTTTTGGTCTTGCTGACGCTCTTTGGTGCCTTGCCTATCTATCGGCGGGTGGCTGAAACCAGTCCCCACGGAGAAGGTTCGATCGCGATGCTCGAGCATCTCCTTTCTTGGTGGCAGGGGAAGCTTTTTGTCCTTTGCCTACTGGGCTTTGTGGCAACTGACTTCATTATCACCATTACCCTTTCGGCTGCCGATGCGACAGCCCATATCATTGAAAATCCTTTGGTGCCAGCTTTTCTTGACGATCGCGCAATCGGTATAACTCTCTTCCTGATAGCATTGCTTGGCGGCGTGTTTCTCAAAGGATTCCGAGAAGCCATTGGGATTGCTGTCTTCCTGGTTGGGATCTACTTGCTGTTGAATTTAATTACCATTGGCGTTAGCGCGTCTGAGATCTGGTCTCGCCCAGTTGCGATCGCTTCCTGGCAGTCTTTACTCTTGAGTGAAGATCAAAATCCTCTCACCATGCTCGGCGTGTCGGTTTTACTGTTTCCAAAGCTTGCTCTGGGATTATCCGGTTTTGAGACGGGAGTAGCGGTTATGCCCCTCATCAAGGGTTGTAGCAGCGATACTGATGAGCGACCAAAAGGACGCATTTACAATACGCACAAGCTGCTTACAACTGCTGCCGTCATTATGAGTTTTTTCTTGATTGCGAGCAGTTTGGTGACGACGCTATTAATTCCAGCCGAAGAATTTCAAGCTGGCGGGGCAGCTAGCGGACGCGCCCTTGCTTACCTGGCGCATGCCTATCTGGGCAGTGGCTTCGGAACGATTTATGATTTGAGTACCATTTCCATCCTGTGGTTTGCGGGTGCGTCTGCTATGGCAGGTCTGCTCAATATCGTTCCTCGCTATTTACCGCGCTATGGCATGGCTCCCAACTGGACGCTGGCGATACGTCCTTTGGTGTTGATTTATACGGCGATCGCTTTTGCGGTCACGATTATTTTTAAAGCCAATGTGGAAGCGCAAGGGGGAGCCTATGCAACGGGAGTGTTGGTGTTGATGAGTTCGGCTGCTTTTGCTGTAACCTTAGCCGCTCGCCGCCAGAGAACGAAGCGAGGAGTTCTAGCTTTCAGTTTGATTACCTTAGTATTTTTATATACTACTATCGTCAATATTATTGAGAGACCGGAAGGGATTCGGATCGCTGCCTTTTTTATCGGTACGATTATCGTTACTTCGCTGATTTCGCGGGTCTGGAGATCGACCGAACTCCGAGTCGAGCAAATTGACATTGACAAAACTGCCTGTTGCTTTATCGATGCTCTAGCAAGTCGGGGCACGATACGAATTATTGCCAATCGATTGAATGAGGGAGATGAGAGGGAGTATTACTTGAAGGAAAAAGAAGTCCGCGAGGACAACCATATTCCCCCGATGGATCCGGTTCTGTTCCTAGAAATTCTGGTATCCGATGCCTCAGAGTTTATAGATATCATTCGGATCGAAGGAGTAAAAGTCGGCGATTATCGCATCCTACGCACTCATAGTGCCGCCGTACCAAATGCGATCGCAGCCATCCTTTTATACATACGCGATCGCACAGGTAAAATCCCCCATGCCTACTTTGGCTGGGTAGAGGGCAATCCCATCCAATATTTGCTGCGCTTCATCCTCTTTGGCGAGGGAGATATTCCTGTCGTTACCCGTGAAGTCCTTCGTAAGGCAGAAAAAAATCCCGACCGCCGCCCCGCTATCCACGTTGGCGGCTAA
- a CDS encoding TetR family transcriptional regulator: protein MQKGFPATSRDEILAAAKRLAAERPLDKINLTDVAKEAGVSWPTVRRYVGNKKQLRELLATEQTSSSPQLLDTRSRILASASRIFAQHGYAGATLDAIAADAGLTKGAVYWHFPSKSDLFLALMEQRMQSRLPALPEEIDRAFSSEDREAGIAELLASQLGYAQANPDWVRLYLEFITESREPEVQKLLGSTTYKNSQEMVNSSIRRLQDNGQIAADIDPFVLATFWAGMLDGLILAWIANPQRVNPQSWSNQLARILWRGIQPLGDR from the coding sequence ATGCAAAAAGGTTTTCCAGCGACTTCTCGCGACGAGATTCTCGCTGCTGCTAAACGGTTGGCTGCCGAACGTCCTCTTGACAAAATTAACTTGACTGATGTAGCCAAGGAAGCAGGCGTGAGCTGGCCTACCGTTCGGCGCTACGTTGGCAATAAGAAGCAATTGAGAGAGTTGCTTGCCACAGAGCAGACTAGCTCAAGTCCGCAACTTCTCGATACTCGCAGTCGCATTCTTGCTTCTGCCAGCCGTATTTTCGCCCAACACGGCTACGCAGGAGCAACACTGGATGCCATTGCTGCCGATGCCGGATTGACCAAAGGAGCCGTTTACTGGCACTTTCCCAGCAAGAGCGATTTGTTCCTGGCATTGATGGAACAAAGGATGCAATCTCGCCTTCCAGCATTACCAGAGGAAATCGATAGAGCCTTCAGTTCGGAAGATCGAGAAGCAGGGATTGCCGAACTGCTCGCTAGCCAGCTGGGTTATGCGCAGGCAAACCCCGATTGGGTCAGACTTTACCTAGAGTTCATCACCGAAAGCCGAGAGCCAGAAGTACAAAAATTGCTCGGTAGCACTACTTATAAAAACTCCCAGGAGATGGTCAATAGCTCGATCCGCCGCTTGCAAGACAATGGACAAATTGCTGCGGATATCGATCCCTTCGTGCTGGCAACTTTCTGGGCTGGGATGCTAGACGGCTTGATACTGGCTTGGATTGCTAACCCGCAACGAGTCAATCCTCAATCTTGGTCAAACCAGCTAGCGCGAATTCTGTGGCGCGGAATTCAGCCTTTGGGCGATCGCTAA
- a CDS encoding HD domain-containing phosphohydrolase, protein MQRSSTLARLKAALPDGQLPPSYGVYFKNTLIALCHALEDHILQTCEGLPDRKPLVLVTFQQGKWYLQEADRYFEIARCSRHIAIAAFPESGFAAHPTGQQENVSLINLDASDPLVNEWNLIILAPNYAAMVLCHELSAEEYRADSLPQADMERKFYGLWTFDRTLVEKSAEILIERMRPYDNPLCHRLAQMQAQIASTPNPNPADLTRVVSRIVTYLQTSQQQLVTVNRQARELVELEGQARRLNRNLTAGKLQAFLRMAQRVDERDKDNPVASLQVAALAETIGQLLDLPILKLRRLRLAGLLFRIGLAEAPIEVFTHTSNQLDEASLAFWRDRAILGAKLLSTMPELAPVTDIVLHHLEHWDGSGKPDGLREEEISIEARILGLVAEFQKLTQPRGDRPAYSVADALEKCRQSSGTRFDPALVESLTTVVRLVEMGLMQLPNRPSQLPTVWLEEATKPDPSKAEIAS, encoded by the coding sequence ATGCAACGCTCGTCCACCCTGGCTCGACTCAAAGCAGCGCTCCCCGACGGTCAACTGCCTCCAAGTTACGGCGTATATTTTAAAAATACGTTAATTGCTCTGTGTCATGCTTTAGAAGATCATATCTTACAAACTTGCGAAGGACTTCCCGATCGAAAACCCCTGGTTCTCGTTACCTTTCAGCAGGGAAAATGGTATTTGCAAGAAGCCGATCGCTATTTTGAGATCGCTCGATGTTCCCGTCACATTGCGATCGCAGCCTTTCCCGAAAGTGGTTTCGCCGCCCACCCAACCGGACAACAGGAAAATGTCTCCCTTATCAATCTAGATGCTAGCGATCCCCTAGTCAACGAATGGAATTTAATTATCCTCGCGCCTAACTACGCAGCGATGGTATTGTGTCACGAACTCTCTGCCGAAGAATATCGGGCAGATAGTCTGCCGCAAGCCGATATGGAGCGCAAGTTTTACGGATTGTGGACGTTCGATCGCACTCTAGTTGAGAAATCAGCCGAAATTTTAATCGAACGGATGCGCCCCTATGATAACCCGCTATGCCATCGCCTCGCACAAATGCAGGCGCAGATTGCTAGCACTCCTAACCCCAACCCGGCCGATCTCACGAGAGTTGTTTCCAGAATTGTGACTTATTTACAAACCAGCCAGCAACAGCTCGTCACCGTCAATCGTCAAGCGCGGGAACTGGTGGAATTAGAAGGACAAGCGCGGCGACTTAATCGCAATTTAACCGCTGGCAAGCTGCAAGCCTTCTTGAGAATGGCGCAGCGAGTAGACGAACGGGATAAAGATAACCCGGTTGCCTCGCTTCAGGTAGCCGCCCTAGCAGAAACCATCGGACAGCTCCTCGATTTACCGATCCTGAAGTTGAGACGGCTGCGCCTCGCCGGACTCTTGTTTCGCATTGGATTAGCCGAAGCGCCGATAGAGGTATTTACCCACACTTCTAATCAGTTAGATGAAGCGAGTTTGGCTTTTTGGCGCGATCGCGCCATACTGGGCGCAAAACTGCTATCTACTATGCCTGAACTGGCCCCCGTTACCGATATTGTCTTGCATCATCTAGAACACTGGGATGGTAGCGGCAAACCAGACGGATTGAGAGAAGAAGAAATTTCTATCGAAGCTCGCATTCTTGGCTTGGTGGCGGAGTTTCAAAAACTAACCCAACCCAGAGGCGATCGTCCTGCCTATAGCGTAGCAGACGCTCTAGAAAAATGTCGGCAATCTAGCGGCACTCGTTTCGATCCTGCCTTGGTAGAATCTTTGACTACTGTCGTTCGCCTTGTAGAAATGGGCTTGATGCAATTGCCCAATCGTCCTAGTCAACTACCGACTGTTTGGTTAGAGGAAGCGACAAAGCCCGATCCTTCTAAGGCAGAGATCGCTAGCTAA
- a CDS encoding SagB/ThcOx family dehydrogenase, which yields MTISPLGAIAVLLTRHHFFQKYTNETDRPRLYLVAFLVLGSLYLFVSGLLMDTIGLHRFAFHTQVGYAWVALAVLHLSLNWGRVKVCWGHRFWHGDRERVQHLEPHQETGRRNLLVWAAAIAGSFFLGRLLPYRSTAELPDGMTDVGLYYHQWSKPGAAQALGAILNWGEPPARYKTYPDAEQIKLPNPQGYQGLSLETAIATRRSQRDYTDAPLSLIQLSRLLHLAQGITQSDRELRSVPSAGALYPLEIYTVVHRVEGLPAGIYHYAVQTHQLERLKSGDFRTNLVMAGLGKGFLAKASVCLVISAIFQRTRWKYRVRTYRYVLMEAGHLGQNIYLTATSLELGACAIGAFFG from the coding sequence TTGACGATTTCTCCTTTGGGCGCGATCGCTGTTTTGTTAACTCGCCATCATTTTTTCCAGAAATACACAAATGAGACGGACAGACCTAGATTATATCTCGTCGCTTTCCTGGTGTTAGGCAGTCTCTACCTATTCGTCAGTGGGCTGTTGATGGATACAATAGGACTGCACCGCTTTGCGTTTCACACTCAAGTCGGTTACGCTTGGGTTGCTCTAGCAGTGCTACATCTGAGTTTGAATTGGGGACGGGTTAAAGTTTGTTGGGGACATCGCTTTTGGCATGGAGATCGCGAACGGGTGCAACACTTAGAACCGCATCAAGAAACCGGACGACGAAATTTACTCGTTTGGGCAGCAGCGATCGCTGGTAGTTTCTTTTTAGGACGACTCCTCCCCTATCGATCTACCGCCGAACTGCCCGATGGGATGACGGATGTGGGACTATATTACCATCAGTGGAGCAAACCTGGTGCCGCGCAAGCCCTCGGCGCGATTCTCAACTGGGGCGAACCTCCAGCCCGCTACAAGACGTATCCCGATGCCGAACAGATTAAATTGCCCAATCCTCAAGGCTACCAGGGGTTGAGTTTAGAAACTGCGATCGCAACTCGTCGCTCGCAACGCGATTACACCGATGCCCCCCTATCCCTCATTCAATTGTCTCGCTTGCTGCATCTAGCGCAGGGCATTACTCAAAGCGATCGCGAATTACGCTCCGTTCCTTCTGCGGGGGCACTTTACCCCTTGGAAATCTATACAGTCGTCCATCGCGTCGAAGGATTGCCAGCAGGAATTTATCACTATGCCGTCCAAACTCATCAATTAGAACGGCTCAAATCTGGAGATTTTCGGACAAATTTGGTTATGGCTGGTTTAGGAAAAGGCTTTTTGGCAAAAGCGAGCGTTTGTTTGGTTATTTCAGCAATTTTTCAGCGAACGCGGTGGAAATATCGCGTTCGCACCTACCGCTATGTTCTGATGGAAGCGGGACATCTGGGACAGAATATTTATTTAACAGCAACTTCGTTGGAATTGGGAGCGTGCGCGATCGGCGCTTTTTTTGGATGA
- a CDS encoding DUF2232 domain-containing protein codes for MNHSFPGDDNSRSKSPGTRDDRSLEESNWVDDDPNLESISKPKTSVADPFKKSPLKNSHTLVMVETAFLASTASLIWLINYYFPLGPILKIFFPIPVALAYLRWSNRASWMTTLVSVLLLTVLMGPPRSIIYLIPYGLMGVQLGACWRRGAHWWFSIFTGALIGTSGFFFRFWLFSILLGEDLWLYVITQVTEIVDWVFLRLGLLAQPSVLLIQIIAVLMIFLNDLIYLFAVHLVALLVLDRLGNPIPRPPEWVQVLLDYE; via the coding sequence ATGAATCATTCTTTTCCTGGTGATGACAATTCTCGCTCCAAGTCTCCTGGTACGAGAGACGATCGATCCCTTGAGGAGTCCAATTGGGTTGACGATGACCCGAATCTAGAATCGATCTCGAAGCCGAAAACTTCAGTTGCAGACCCTTTCAAAAAATCTCCCCTTAAAAATAGCCATACTCTAGTTATGGTAGAAACGGCATTTCTGGCTAGCACTGCTAGCTTGATCTGGCTGATTAATTATTATTTTCCGCTAGGACCGATCCTGAAGATTTTTTTTCCCATTCCCGTTGCTCTAGCCTATCTTCGTTGGAGCAATCGCGCGTCTTGGATGACGACGCTGGTGTCGGTACTTTTGCTGACGGTGTTAATGGGCCCGCCGCGCAGCATCATCTATTTGATTCCCTATGGATTGATGGGAGTGCAGTTAGGGGCTTGTTGGCGGCGGGGTGCTCATTGGTGGTTTTCGATTTTTACGGGGGCATTAATTGGAACTTCTGGCTTCTTTTTCCGCTTCTGGCTGTTTTCAATTCTGCTGGGAGAAGACCTATGGCTGTACGTTATCACCCAGGTAACGGAGATCGTAGATTGGGTATTTCTTCGATTGGGTTTGCTTGCCCAACCGAGCGTTTTACTGATTCAAATTATCGCTGTCTTGATGATTTTCCTCAACGATTTGATTTACTTGTTCGCCGTTCATTTAGTTGCCTTGCTGGTGTTAGATCGACTGGGCAATCCAATTCCTCGCCCGCCAGAATGGGTGCAAGTGTTGTTGGATTATGAGTAG